A window of Hordeum vulgare subsp. vulgare chromosome 5H, MorexV3_pseudomolecules_assembly, whole genome shotgun sequence genomic DNA:
ATTGCCATCCCCTTGTTGTAGAGATCAGCATATGTAAATCTATATGCTATTCATGTTTTTGGAATCAACTATCTATATACTATTCATGTTTTTAGAATCAACTATCTGCCGCAGCATCAATCATTTGAGTGGTTTGTATTAATGCAAATGATAAATTTTAAATAACTCGATGCCCTTCACACTCGCTCGTTCTGCGTCAAGCACTGCATTTCAGTCAGTTTTTAGCTGATGACGGTGCAACATGATTCAGATATCACAAGAATGCACCAAGACCACCATATTGAACCCAATGGAACCCACTAGATCGTCAcagccagcagatgcaccatatgtACACAATATTCGTCTTGCGACCTTTACAAGTCTGACAGCGATCGACGCCTAAGGTACATTTCAACAAGTATATTCATGCCTCGAACATAGAAAAAAAAAAGAGCTAGCTGTATGAATGAGTGACTGATTGCATTTGCACAAGCGCACAAAAAAGGTCGGCTTGGTGACAAATCATTAATCCGTAAAGATCAGACGACATGGATCCATCACCTTCCTCTAGTCAGCCTTGTCTTGGCCTGAAAGTGAGTAGCTTTGACCTTTCTTCTTGGGCAACGACGAACCAGTGTCTTGCTCAGGTTCAGATAGCGATAGATGAGGGTTCATCCCTTCGTCAATTGGGAGTGTCCTCTTCGAGCCGTCCAGAGCGACACCAAGAACAATGTTGTCTTCAAAGGCAGGCCTACTAGATTCCTTCTTTGGCGTAGCAACTGAAGAACCATCGCCGTTTTGTCCTTCTGATCCTTGAGCCTTCCCTTCGTCTGCCTTGGAAGTAGTAGATGCAACGGGATCTGCCCACGGAGTTGTGGGAgatggtattgttgttttcaCATGATCCTTCTTCAACCCAGCGTCGTCTGGAACCAACTttttctcctcctgcttctcggAGTTGTTTAAACTAGAAGAACCATCAGGTGCATCTGACTTCGTCTCTGCTGATGATACACTTGCCACCTTTGCTTTCTGATCTTCACGTGCTACTGCTGGTCGAGGAGGTTTCTTGTCATCGCTGATCCTTGCAGAAGTATCGATCAGGAGCGGACGGCCACGTGCACGAGGACTATATGTATCCTCTCCAAAAGGAATGTTGTCAATGTCTGCATTGCCATATGATTTCTGAACTGTTCGAATCTGTGTAGCAAGCCTTGCCCTGTGGTGCCCAACTATCGTAAGAAGATCCAACATAACAGCTTCCTGTTGCAATTTGGATCATCAGAACAGTTGAGTGGGTTATTTTGCAGGATCACAGGTTACACATCAATTTGGATCCTAATGAAATTCCCCTGTCAATGTCACTATTATAAAGAAACAGGAATTAACTCTTTTCTAGTTTTCCCCAAAGGAAACCACTGTGAATCCGGTAACTATGCCCTGTACAACTAGTCCTACCTAAACTGAGCAGCAATTTAATTACAAACCATGCAAGCCATCTCAACAAAACTTATGTAGTTCTGCACACAACACCATGCATATGCTATACAAACTAATATGCCCCCACATATGTTGCAAGGAGAATATGTAGCATCATATCAGAATAAATTACCTGGACGTTTAGATACTCTTCAAAGTGTGATGTCTTCACAAAGCAGGATATGTATATCTGCAGGACAGCACAACAAAACGATATTTAAGGATGCAAAATTTGGCACAACGTAAAACTGAAGACAATCAAATGTCAGGTGCTCTGATATTTCAAGAATATAAAAACTATGCATGCACAAGAAGCCTACAATCTTGACACCAGTTGGACAAGAAAGGGTAAAGGCAGATGTGGAAACAAGAGACACCAGTAAAACAGAAAGGTAGCTAGTCATTACTACCAGCAACCAACTTGCAGATTAGAAGTTTTTTCATGCTTAAGTTTTGACAAGCTAAAACAGCTTTGACTTTTTAGATTTTGCATGTAAATTTTTATGCAAAACATTATGAGAAATTAtgacagaaaataaaaaataaagcacACGTATGCCTTGTATTTAAATGGAGAAGTGGAATTGCTTAATATAAGAAATTACCATAAGGGCTTGAGTTTTTGGatcaattttttcaaaaaatactCTCCTATGCAACTTCTGTTGTTCTATGTTATGATTCTTGGCCAACACTTTCCTCATGTCTGCAACAATTATCTGCCAAAGAAATACAGAAAAACATTGTTAAAATAGGTCTTGAGAGTTAATGGACCAATACAAAGTTAAGGAGAAATACGTAATGTGCAAGATTTATTCAAAATTCTTACACCAATTTTTCCAGCATCCATGTGGCTTATAGCAAGGTATGTCTTAATACGCCAATGGTTTCTCCGAGTGTTATTCCTCAATATAgacattgtgaatttatgattagGAATGTATATAGCTTCTCTGTCATCGCCTCTAATGATTGTTGGTGACCACAGGCCGACATGCTGAAAAGCAAATTACTTGGTGTCATGACAAAATGAAACATCAACAATATCATGTATAAGGGTGTGACTAATATAAGTGCATATAAGTAATGGTCTGGTTATGGAAAAAAATGCTAAAAATCAAATTACATGAAATCATAGAGATAGAATGAAGCATATAAACATCTTGTATGCGTTATGAGTGATAGTAGTTCATGAAATTCTGAATTGTGGGACAAATAACTGGTTAGCTAGATGGTTCCTGTTTTGGTCGACAAAATGAAACAAAGAAAACTGCAAATCCGCATCAAATGCTAGATGGTTCAAGGAAGTTCATAAAGCATACAAAATACTGACCTCAACAATACCAGATACCTCAACACCATCTATCTTTGCATTGATCCATTCACTCACTACAAATGGGCGGGTGGCATTGATCATAACACTTGAGAGGAAATTCGTAAAAATCTGCAATGGAAGACCATAGTTATCAGTACAGCACAAGCTAAGTAGCTAACACTATCAATAAAAAAATGCAGTACCTCACGACCAGCAAGCGTAAGCAATACTGTCCCGAAACCTCCGGCAGTTATCCACTTCTGGGTATTGAAACCCAGCAACTCCATAAAGAGAGAAACAGCAGCAATCCATATACCAGTATAAACAGCTCTCATGGTAAAATCCAACCCCATCTGCCACAAACAGACTTGCATAAGTATGGTTACAACAATGGAAAAAATTGAGGAACAGCTTATATGCTATAAGTACTGGAAAAAATTGAGGGACAACTTATATGATACAAGTACAATGCAAAATAACTACTCCAACTTAATAAGATCAAATATCAAATTTAGCATCTGTTTCACTAAGAGCACTAACATTGAGAAAGTTTAATCCCAGCTATCAAGTAAATAATGTAGCATCAGAGTTATATTCAATAATGTCTACCAAAACAAAGAGTAAATAGAATTTCAAATAATAATCTACACTTCAAAAAAAAACATGAGAACCTCGTTCTTTCTATCTTCATAAACTCTAACCTCCCAAACAGAATCGCTACAAAGAAAACCAGGAAAAAGACTTTCTTCAACAAAATGCTATACAAACTTCACCCCCCACCTCTCCCAATTCTCATAGGAAGTCAGTAAAAAAGTGCTGCAGAATACTGCAGAAAGAGAATCCCCACACCGACGAACTCCCATCCTTATATATGCTTATCCCTACAACCCTTAAATACTGCATAATATCCATTTACTATTTCCTTCAGAAACAAATGCATCGTAATGTAAACTAAAATCCAGCTGGTAGAACCATTTATATCACTAAAACTGAAATGCAGCTGATCTACATTAGGTATTCTAACAACGTAATCACTGTGATATAAGGAATGAATTCTTACAGCTCGTGTGTCACTGGGGCTTCTTATATCCACTAGAAATTTCTGTATCTGCTGAATCAAGCTATGAGAAGATAAAATATGTTAGTACTGGAAGCATGGATAAAAAACTAAGACATAAGTAACCCACTAACCATACAAACAAGGGTAGATTTTCTACACAACATCTCAACACTTTCTGCATACACCTCTTTCTACGGCAGTAGAGCACTACAAGGAACTTTGTTGTCGAATATCTAGAGTAAAAAACATGTGCTGTAGAAGGGGAGCATTGGCGCAGTGGTAAAGCTGCTTCCTTGTGATCATGAGGTCACGGGTTCAAATCCTGGAAACAGCCTCTTGCAGAAATGTAGGGAAAGCCTGCGTACAATAGACCCAAAGTGGTCGGACCCTACCCCCGACACTGCGCAAGCGGGAGCTACATGCACCGGGCTGCCCCCTTAAAAAAGATATGCTGTAGCTGTCTAAACTGGTCAGGAGCAGTCAAATAAATACCGGAAGCGGGGGTGTCATTTTATAAGGAAGTCAACACATTCCCTTTCCTACTTATAAAGGTAGGAGTTGGTGGTGAGTTCACATATGGGACCAACAACTGAACAAACAAATGCATTTCTATCCACATGTGCACCAGCAACCTTTCGAAAGACTTTAATACACAAATGCACCTCGACTCCCATGTCAGACCTAACACAACTACACAAATATACTGCTCCCTCTGGTTCAAATTAATTGACGCAGTATTAGTACATATTAGAGGCTGATTGTATAGAGGATGCGTCAATTAATTCagatcggagggagtactactttaATGTGAGAACAATACTCTTGTAAAAAAATTAGGTAACAAATACGGAAATGCCACTCCACCCAAAATCATGCTCATGGTTTTAGTTTTTTCcctgaaaaattcttcgtaattcTATATTATAATATAAGAGAGTGAGCAAATTGCAAAAAAACGCGACACTAGATTGTCGTCCTAGCCAATCCATGATCTTGTGCAGTCAACTTATTCATGCCTATTCCCCTACGTTTCAAAATTTGAAATGATCTCTCACTTTAAATATAGTAAAGGACCCTACTGTGGCCACTTAGGACTCCAACTTCCGCAACATGATCTTTCATTGTGTTCTTGCTCTCTTGTTAATCATGGACTGTGGAACAGCTGCAAAACACCAACGTCTTGTGAAGATCTCCTAAGTCGGTAGTCCAACTCCTAGTGTTTTTTATAGCTCTGTAACAACACACGGGCAATGTGCTAGTTCAGGTACAATCATGAGTGCCTATTATTCTGATTATTTAGCATTTTTGTTTGGGACTTTTAAAGCTTGGGATCAAAATTGTGGGCACCAGTCAAGTTGGTTTAATTACATATGATTTATAATACTGGAGAACCCAACAAAGGcagtcaaattatcaaaataattTTAACATTAGTTGAACACGGTACTCCCTCtgatccaaaataagtgtcacagTTTTGAACTAAGGTTGAACTAAACTTAGTTCAAAACTGCAACACTTATTTTGGATCGGAGAGAGTAGTTTGAATTATAGGGGTCCAACTGAGATAAATATTGCCACTGTGTGGCGGGGGATGGGGGTGGGGGGATCTAAATGCAGCTAATTTACTGTAGCCCCATTGTGCTACAAATCATAATAGCTCTCAGTTAGAGAATCTCAAACAACATGACGGTGGGGAAAGACTACAGTATGTAGATTGGAAAAGAGGGAAGTTACGGAGGTGCTTCCGCAAGGGGGAGAGACAACGAGACATAAAGGTGATAGAATAGTTTTGTTTAATCATTATTAGTTCATTTCAATTCGGGTGCTTCCTCTTTTGTACAGACAGGCCCCAAACATCAGCTAAAAGAAAGAATGGATTTTTGTATAATCTTTACCTAACTAAATGCAACCAGATCTTAAATTATTGGCTTAAGCCCCCAGCAAAGCAACTAATAGGTAAAAAAGATGACTAGCTAATGGCCCACAGCTATGACACCTCAACCTACCAAACCAGTTTAAGGTATCCACTTGCTACATGGTTAACAAAACTGACGTTGAGCTAGAATAAGAGATTGTCAATGGCCTAATTCCAAGATCCAGTAAGTCTGTttgcatcaaaaacagaaacgCTGCCATAAGCATGTGCGTGGTTATTATCATCAAAAATATAACTTGCGAACAGTCATTGGGACTTTTAATTGAGAGTATATCATTTGCACCTTGTCAGAATATATGCAGTAGCCAGGACAGTCGATAATGATCTCACAAAAGTCAAAAGGCGTGTTTTAacagcttggcttgctgctgaaggTAACACGACTGGATCCAAACCCCTGTAGGACAATGTGTGAATAGAAGGGAAATTCAGCAACAGACCTAAACCTTCTGAGGAAGCAGTTTCTATCAGATAGGTGCAAGAAACAATTGTTACTCTCTGCTGTGTCTATACCTGCAGATAAGTGTTGCTCCTGTCCAAAGGAGTAAAGGTTGAAGGTAGGAAGTAGAAATTAGGTACGTAGGGCTCTTTTTCCAGTTACCTCCATGCTGCAAGTTACATTAAGGAAGGATGTGGTTATTTAGCTACCGATAAATATAAGGATAAAAAATCAGGTTGAACATATAGGCACATACATCAAAACGGTTTCTGATGTCCTTCACTAGAGGCAAAAAACCCCATAGAGCAAATAAAATTATTCCAATTGCAGGTACCACGAGTGCAGTAGCTGGATTTGCAAGTAAAGTGTCGCATGACCTGTCAAAGGAACAAAAAGAACAAAAGAAGCAACTTTTAAAAAGTGTCAATTCAAGCATGAACTGACTGAAAACAGTATAAATAAACGATATAAATATGACTTCAAGAACGGAAAAACAGGGCAGCCAAGAGCCTATTGAATATCTATGGGAGCTCACAAGACTATCACCAAACTATCTTGGCCAACATGTTGGTGCATTAACTAGTATGTTCTAATTATTATCATTTTTAAAGTAGAAATAAAAACAGTACATAGATGCTACCGCATCTTCAGGCATCCAATCAGCACCCTAGATTCTTCATTTTCTTAACTTCAACTGGACAAGATATTGCCAGGTACCAACCATAATACAGTTGTTACATGTTCTGCTTTACAAAATATTTACTGTGAGATACATTTTATAGTCAATCAGAAATTGAATAATCCAGATTAGAGTCAACTGGCAAACCACtcagtgtatcatccatgcaaaCTATCCAAGCAATCTAGAAATTTCAAAAGTAAATTATGCCACGAGGGGAGCTACCTAGTCAATACTGATGACGCACTCTTGACCAAAGGAATTTCCTTCAAAGCAACTGGCAAGGCAAAAGATCTAACACGCGAGGCCCGATATCTATAAGGCACATAAAGCATGGGCATGTAGTTCCTCCTGTGCGAGTTATGCACCAAAGAATCTTGCCCCTGCAAGGCAAACAAACCATATATTTTTAGATAGACAATAGCAATGTGGGAGAAACTGAAACTCAATGTGACATCAGGACTACAGCACCAACCCAACCTAAGATGCATACATATATTATGATAGAGCAACAATGGTGTCCGACAACCCTCCAGATACTATGAATCCAATTATCTTATAACAAACTGCACCACTCAAATTTGTCCGGTGCGTTCTTCTTATTAGAAAAAACTGAAACATTAAAATATTTGGATGAATAGCGTAGCCGGCCTTGTCTGGTGGCCTGTGAAAGAGAACTGGACAGGGATAGCTCATTCTTTACGACATACATTTTATACAGCCTCCTATTCTGGAAGACGTGTGTTCTCTTCTGTTAAACGGACAGCTACTACCTTTACACTAGACACAAATATGGAAGTATAATTCACACTTGCAAGGTAATCAAATATATATGTAAGAGAACATGCTGGCAGTTTAATGACTTGTGATAAAGTATCACAATAGAATCGCCTAGACCCCATCTAACATAaaaaaaaaatatgagaagaaTGTTTGAGTGCTGTTGGCTTTGCGAGGCTGAAAGAGAGCGTACATAAGCAAGTGAAGGAAACGAAGTGGATGGGGAAGAACGTCGCATCTCCACACCAGCTATCCGTCGTACTCCGCAAAAACTGTTGGTTTGGCCGAACCTGTTTGTAGCAGTGACTCCTTGGAACAGCTGGGATGTGAGCCCAACCGCCATCTTAAGCACGGAAGGAATGCAAAATGTTCACATCAAATGGTCGAGCTTCAATAAATCAGCAGCTCCTCATCCGTTTGTTGTGCTAGTTTATGACCctggaaacataataataataataaaaaggaacatcatgagtgtGTCTTGCGATAGGCTTGGCTGTCTGGAAAGATTATGGGGTCGCAATAGAGGAAGCTTGCAGATTTTGAAGCTACAGTAGTTGTACCGACAGAGAGAAAGGAACCAAATGAACAGGAAATTCATGGTTAGTATGAACTAATAATGTGGTTTGTTGTTACAAATCAAATGTGATATAAGATCAGTCCATACTTTTCTGAAACGTGCAAATATGCCACAAGAGTAAGTGTGCAGCCCAAGTCCAAGCAAGGGAAAGCAGAGCCAGCAAGCAGGCTCGACTAGCGCTCCATAGCAGAGCCCAAAAAGACCATATTATTAttagtagtagcaacaaaatCCGATCGGATGGTGCTTCATCGCAAATTCTGGGGCGCTCTTCTTTTGCCAGCCTACTTCGGTTGGGGAGAGGGATGAAACCGAAGAGGCCGGGGCAGCGTGAGTAGTACGGCGCTAGTAGTTGAAACTGCAGCCCAGGTAAGATGGCTGGATTTCAAGACCTACGGCCGGCGGCTTATTGCCCGCCCCCTACGAGTACCGACCCACCCAATTTATTCTCCTTTGCATCAACAAACATGACAACGAGAGTGGGAAGAAGAGTTGAGGCGAGTTAGGGTTcgtcaccggaggaggaggaggacggggccGGGGTCGGGGCGGGTCTCCCCCGCTCCGCGCCGGCCCGGTGGAGCCCGCCGGCCCGGCCCGCGCCGcggcggggaggggaggggagcggCGGCGTGGTTGGGTGGGGGAGGCGCGGTCGGCGGGTCGGGGGGTGGGGGAGGGAGGGTTAGGTGGGGGTCGGGGTGGGGATTGGAggggagaagaaggccaaggcgaTTACGGCCCTCGGCGACAGATGGGAGAAGAGGGGAGAGCGACGGGGAGGGAAGACGAAGACGGCGAAGGCCACGCACGTGTAGCCTTATCGGCCTCGCGAGTTCGCTCCCTGGCTGCGTGTTGGTGTGCTGcgggacggacggacggacggatgGACCCACGCCTCGCGTGTTGGTCTGCTGTCTGGTGGTGGAGTGGAGCGGGCCGGCGGAGGCGTGGGTTGCGTGGAAGAATGGTTTTTTATTATTATGATGATGATTTCCATTTTCTTCCGCCATGACATACAAATACAAATACAAATACAGTATTTCTGGTCGTACGTCGTTGCCGCTTttacaaaaaagacaaaaaagaaacattgtTTCTtctaaatcaacccgcagtctttTGTAAGTGAAAAAAACGTTTTGTTTTTTGTAAAAAAAGCACATGTGTTTTATCGGACCGTACACCGCTCGAGCTCCCTCCTTGTCCTAGATCCGCCTCGCCGCCGACCCTGCACCTCCGCCACGCCCCGCTGCCGGCGACCTTCCCCGTCAAACCTTCGTCCGCTCcgccacctcgcccctctccctatATTATTTAGTATTCAAACCGTTATTCTTTTTTAGCGGACAGGCGGGCGAGCGGGGGGTCACCCACAACGCAGACGAGATCGGCGGCGGCCTTGCAAGGGCTTGCCGTGGCGCGGGGATCAGTCGGATCTCACCGGATCCGGTGGGAAATGGCGCGCATGCGCAAGATCTTCACGGAAGGCTACCGGGAGGAACGAGATGGGAGGctggagggagagagaaggggacGGTGAGGTGCGGTGGTGGTCTTGCTAGGACGAAGGAGATTGAAGGCTGGAGGGAGATAGAAGGGAGCGGCAAGGTGCGGCTATGGTCATGCTGCTGATCACCGGTGGGTCGCCGGCCGGCGACATGAGGCGTCGGGGATCGAGGGAGCACTCCTCTCCCTCGCGGGGATCGAGCGAGTGTGCGAGGGGATCGAGCCCCCTGATTTTGTTGAGGGGGGTCAAGCCCCCTGGTGGCTGCTTGCGTGGAGATTGCACGAGATGCTGCTCGGGCCATCGCCTCTTGCGTCCAGGAGTCCGCCCCCAACCTATGTGTTCTCCAGGACTCTGTCACCGGAGATGAGCATGCTTCTGCCTAGCCCCTCTCCTCTAGTATGAACACTGCTGCTACATCCCCTATTGCGATCAACCCTTGCTTAACATGAAAAAAGCCCAAGCCTACACGCATGTATTCTCCCTCTCAAACTACCCATTTAGGGGGCTGCCTGAGGCGATGGGTTCATTCATCTCGATACAAGGGAGAAAAATCGCCTCCTATCGAATTATCAGAGTTGATGGAACTTCTAGTTAGGGAGCACTTCTTCACTGGTCTTTCTTAGCTTTTCGACGAAAAATAATGTACACGAAAATACgtggtttctgtttttttcgcgagaggcatgattttgctTCCGCGGGAGGCATAATTTTGCTTCTACGAGAGGCACGAATGTGCCTCTTTGAAACAAAAGAACATGTTTTCTgtattttttttgcgagaggtgcggttttgctttcatgagaggcaCAATTCTGCATTCACGACGTGCCTCTTAGAAacgaaaaaacatattttttgcgAGAGATACAGTTTTGcttctgcgagaggcacggttttgtttCCACGAGAGACACGATTTTACCTTCGTGAAGGCActaccgtgcctctcggaaacgaaaaaaaatgtattttctgttttttctatcgCAAGAGTGACGGTTTTTTCATCTggtttttttatgatttttttgccAAATCTATCAAAAAGGGATCTAGTTCTGAAGATCTAGACGTAAGGAATCCAACGATGATACGGTTCAAGATTTGAaggcacggtttaaaagataaaacATTTACAATATACATATCtacgaaaaagaagaaaaaatctcAGATTACGACAAGTAAAACATATGTAGTGCGTCATTTGTTCGAACCTAAAAATATTAaaatgatctttgaaagaagtaCTTTTTAATTAATAAATTCGGACTTATCTTCATCGGCTTGGAGGAGGAAAGCCTTGGTGGTTCGGCTGGGCATCCTTATCGGCCTGGAGGAGGAAAGTTTTGTTGGTTGGGCCGAGCATTCAAAAATAGAAGGCTAACATAGTAGTGATACTCAGATCCTAAAAATAGAAGGGATAATCAACACTAAAAACCAAGTCGTGGTAGTCGACTGTACGTACCTTTGGGGGCTTGACTGTACGTATGAAAAATAATAAACGTAATTTCACCTCCTATATAATCTCACCTCACAACGGGATGTCCGTGTCATTTAAAAATGTTTATACAACTTAAATAATGTTTGCATACTTGTATAAAATGTATGTGCAATTTTTAAAAAATAGTTCACTTTTTCAAAGAATATATATGTgaaatgtttttaaaaataagatgtaaaacatttaTGTGCTTACTATGAAATTATTTTAGTACTACCATTCAAAAAGAATGTACGTGACATTTTAAATAAATATTCACACGTTTCACAAATATGGTTGTGACATGTTAAAAACATGTCTCTGCAATTTCACAAAATGATAACGTAGCTTAATTTTTTTTTCGTGCCATTAGAAAGTTCAGTgtgcatttcaaaaaatgtttaagtctactccctccgtccagaaaTGAAGAAAAACAGATAACCCAAgagaaaaaacacagaaaaagggGAAAACAAACTCGGGCCAGGGGCACTACAGTACCAGTCTGGCTGACAATTGGCGTAACAGGCCCGAAATGGGCCTCCCGCATTTCCTAGCGTCAAATACCCGCCAACTTATTTTGTAACGCACATATGCGCGCTACTTGGCCGGCCCACTTACACACAAGTGGCGCCTGGTACGCAATGTATTAGGTTTCTCCGGTTTTCTTTCCGGTTTACACACAACAGAAATGGGCCAGTGCGTTGAAGTTGTTCCTAATGCTCTTAGTGCCAAATGGATAGGCATTTCTTCAGCACCAAGGCTTAGACCAGCTGCGCGGTGACAACGAAGATCATGGATGCTTGATAGTTCGGCTATTATTTTGTTCACAATGTATTAGGTTTCTCCGGTTTTCATAATTCGTCCGGCTATTATTTTGGATATCTATCTTTTTTTTTTCAGTACTCCCTTTAATTTAATTTTACTTTTATTTCTtaattctattttttatttttattttattttcctcgGTTTAATTACTTTTTCATATACAATGATTATTTTTGAAATACCCTATGAGTATCTTTTTCAATAGTCAATGCATAGTTTTTTT
This region includes:
- the LOC123452394 gene encoding mechanosensitive ion channel protein 2, chloroplastic-like: MAVGLTSQLFQGVTATNRFGQTNSFCGVRRIAGVEMRRSSPSTSFPSLAYGQDSLVHNSHRRNYMPMLYVPYRYRASRVRSFALPVALKEIPLVKSASSVLTRSCDTLLANPATALVVPAIGIILFALWGFLPLVKDIRNRFDHGGNWKKSPTYLISTSYLQPLLLWTGATLICRGLDPVVLPSAASQAVKTRLLTFVRSLSTVLATAYILTSLIQQIQKFLVDIRSPSDTRAMGLDFTMRAVYTGIWIAAVSLFMELLGFNTQKWITAGGFGTVLLTLAGREIFTNFLSSVMINATRPFVVSEWINAKIDGVEVSGIVEHVGLWSPTIIRGDDREAIYIPNHKFTMSILRNNTRRNHWRIKTYLAISHMDAGKIGIIVADMRKVLAKNHNIEQQKLHRRVFFEKIDPKTQALMIYISCFVKTSHFEEYLNVQEAVMLDLLTIVGHHRARLATQIRTVQKSYGNADIDNIPFGEDTYSPRARGRPLLIDTSARISDDKKPPRPAVAREDQKAKVASVSSAETKSDAPDGSSSLNNSEKQEEKKLVPDDAGLKKDHVKTTIPSPTTPWADPVASTTSKADEGKAQGSEGQNGDGSSVATPKKESSRPAFEDNIVLGVALDGSKRTLPIDEGMNPHLSLSEPEQDTGSSLPKKKGQSYSLSGQDKAD